One genomic window of Boudabousia tangfeifanii includes the following:
- a CDS encoding ABC transporter ATP-binding protein — MSENSKLGLRGLRDLLVTAWRLSPITFFLSLIELVTTVMMGLSALFISWFLQALGSGDTSRMVVAGVFLTLSVGLPSVTMVAGVNARVLLMRKISLEMSGRVLTLFDRVPTLRIFHDEKAQTQVKELADQSSVMGMAFNSLMNALQGLLRPISILASALLIDWRLLFVVFASLSFLWLGKLAPKWSEQAEDASAPFSRRLTHLQSVVGRSSAGGELRQHGKTLAMANLVGRTGFAWQHPHYVAEAKENGVYALISAFYLLVSGVVLFLLAQDVSAGKTSAAILGGAIAAVISIREAFGALTWSITSLFQVLRTCGRYEWLQRFVAEESAAHSGRERLDGVVEAGDRVGFDLELRDLSFTYPGASEPALSGLNVTLPAGKVVALVGENGCGKTTLANLLSGMFDPTGGQILVGGTPLPEVDLAWWRSRLSAAFQDHVNFELNLGQVVALGAAFDQGGSSSACEASPGDGDATVDAGSAILSTDLDPKAALQVGDLGVDESVILTALSRAGADSLVGSLPQGLDTPLGKSSGGEDLSGGQWQRLAIARALARKNPALLILDEPTSAMDAMAEAEIFENYIAATRQLRELGASCLLITHRFSTVSAADLIVVLKQGRVVEVGSHQELLARHGHYAELYQLQAGQYQ; from the coding sequence TTGAGTGAGAATTCGAAGTTGGGGTTGCGTGGTTTGCGCGATTTGTTGGTGACTGCTTGGCGTTTGAGCCCGATTACTTTCTTTTTGTCGCTGATTGAGTTGGTGACAACGGTGATGATGGGGTTGAGTGCCTTGTTCATTTCTTGGTTTTTGCAGGCTCTTGGTAGTGGTGATACTAGCCGGATGGTTGTGGCTGGGGTCTTTTTGACTTTGAGTGTGGGTTTACCTTCGGTGACGATGGTGGCTGGGGTTAATGCGCGTGTGTTGTTGATGCGTAAGATTTCTTTGGAGATGTCGGGTCGGGTGCTGACTTTGTTTGATCGGGTGCCGACTTTGCGTATTTTCCATGATGAGAAGGCTCAGACTCAGGTTAAGGAGTTGGCTGATCAGTCTTCGGTGATGGGTATGGCTTTTAATTCGTTGATGAATGCTTTGCAGGGTTTGTTGCGCCCGATTTCGATTTTGGCGTCTGCTTTGTTGATTGATTGGCGTTTGTTGTTTGTGGTTTTTGCTTCTTTGAGTTTTTTGTGGCTGGGGAAGTTGGCTCCGAAGTGGTCGGAGCAGGCCGAGGACGCTAGTGCTCCTTTTTCGCGTCGTTTGACGCATTTGCAGTCGGTGGTGGGTAGGTCTTCTGCGGGTGGCGAGTTGCGTCAGCATGGAAAGACTTTGGCGATGGCGAATTTGGTGGGGCGTACTGGTTTTGCTTGGCAGCACCCTCATTATGTGGCTGAGGCTAAGGAGAATGGGGTTTATGCCTTAATTAGCGCTTTTTACTTGTTGGTTTCGGGTGTGGTTTTGTTTTTGTTGGCGCAGGATGTGTCGGCGGGCAAAACTAGTGCCGCGATTTTGGGTGGGGCGATCGCCGCGGTCATTTCGATTCGTGAGGCTTTTGGTGCTTTGACTTGGTCGATTACTTCTTTATTTCAGGTGTTGCGTACGTGTGGTCGTTATGAGTGGTTGCAGCGTTTTGTGGCGGAGGAGTCGGCGGCTCATTCGGGCCGGGAGCGTTTGGATGGTGTGGTCGAGGCCGGTGACCGGGTTGGTTTTGATTTAGAGTTGCGCGACTTGTCGTTTACTTATCCGGGGGCGAGCGAGCCTGCTTTGAGTGGGCTGAATGTGACTTTACCTGCGGGTAAGGTGGTGGCCTTGGTTGGTGAGAATGGTTGCGGTAAAACTACGCTGGCGAATTTGTTGTCGGGTATGTTTGATCCGACTGGTGGCCAGATCTTGGTGGGTGGTACTCCCCTACCTGAGGTTGATTTGGCTTGGTGGCGTTCTCGTTTGTCTGCGGCTTTCCAAGATCATGTGAATTTTGAGTTAAATTTGGGGCAGGTCGTGGCTTTGGGTGCGGCGTTTGACCAGGGTGGATCGTCCTCGGCCTGTGAGGCATCGCCGGGTGATGGTGACGCTACTGTTGATGCGGGTTCCGCTATTTTATCCACGGATTTGGATCCGAAGGCGGCTTTGCAGGTGGGAGATCTTGGGGTGGATGAGTCGGTGATTTTGACTGCTTTGAGCCGGGCTGGGGCGGATAGTTTGGTGGGCTCGTTACCTCAGGGTTTGGATACTCCGTTGGGGAAGAGTAGTGGTGGCGAGGATCTTTCGGGTGGCCAGTGGCAGCGTTTGGCGATTGCGCGGGCTTTGGCTCGTAAGAATCCGGCGTTGTTGATTTTGGATGAGCCGACCTCGGCAATGGATGCGATGGCTGAAGCGGAAATTTTTGAGAACTATATTGCTGCTACTCGCCAGTTGCGTGAGTTAGGTGCTAGCTGTTTGTTGATTACTCACCGTTTTTCGACTGTTAGTGCAGCGGATCTGATTGTGGTGTTGAAGCAGGGTCGCGTGGTTGAGGTGGGTAGTCATCAAGAGTTGTTGGCTCGCCATGGTCATTATGCGGAGTTGTACCAGTTACAGGCCGGGCAATATCAGTAG
- a CDS encoding ABC transporter ATP-binding protein — MAVLSVWGRWRREFGRGLRQFKFFWQVSPFLTLALCVLLVFLPVLSFLWLFAAGAVVSAFGAAGAPLGWSWRVWLLVLLLALCFEQLLSPLSQVLSQRLNLLTIARLQWWLAALRLAPSTVSVVEQPEREALLGRLSGESRDYLSRNATFSSFFILGQRFGAVGSFVVMCWWNPWLAFLLLFAMVLSGAMFTSYLTKLLSASFEQSGPLSVRGNYFHGLVSSASGARELKIFGAGSFFVGEFSRMVALDLRSSWGDRSRSFFRSLFFGALLAFVAVLILWFVGRDVLSGVLSLGGALAVLQAMNGFAGFGMMGDAAEHRARQQVQLEQLERLQRELGLPVTFSLVDLDVWRAEEELPVLVADLGGEAEGASGSGPLPGALESGLSDEVSEGAEVVVRGLRFAYPGSSRQVFESFDLRIPAGQHVAIVGINGCGKSTLMKLLGGLYLPDAGEVSIAGLPAVLAAQRGLVTTMFQDFMRYELSLVDNILLPPEGEALGVSPVVVDVERNDLALALLSQAGGDEVAARVGDPSRVLDNGYEGGTNLSGGQWQRVALARTLAGLEQGARVLILDEPTAALDVRVEKEIFDRFAALRRGRTSILVSHRLSTVRQADRIVVIDGGTVIEDGSHEELLALGGQYAQMFLTQASHYQQVSTDSGEVLPLSDGGECVE; from the coding sequence ATGGCTGTTCTTTCTGTGTGGGGGCGTTGGCGCCGTGAGTTTGGGCGTGGGTTGCGTCAGTTTAAGTTTTTTTGGCAGGTTTCACCGTTTTTGACGTTGGCGTTGTGCGTTTTGTTGGTCTTTTTGCCGGTGTTGTCGTTTTTGTGGCTGTTTGCGGCTGGTGCGGTGGTGTCTGCTTTTGGTGCGGCTGGTGCTCCTTTGGGTTGGTCGTGGCGGGTGTGGTTGCTGGTGTTGTTGCTGGCTTTGTGTTTTGAGCAGTTGTTGTCGCCGTTGTCGCAGGTTTTGTCTCAGCGTTTGAATTTGTTGACTATTGCGCGTTTGCAGTGGTGGTTGGCGGCTTTGCGTTTGGCTCCTTCGACGGTTTCTGTGGTGGAGCAGCCTGAGCGTGAGGCGTTGTTGGGGCGTTTGTCTGGGGAGTCGCGGGATTATTTGAGTCGTAATGCGACTTTTTCTTCGTTTTTTATTTTGGGGCAGCGTTTTGGGGCTGTGGGTTCTTTTGTGGTGATGTGCTGGTGGAATCCGTGGTTGGCGTTTTTGTTGTTGTTTGCGATGGTGCTTTCGGGGGCGATGTTTACTTCGTATTTGACGAAGTTGTTGTCGGCGTCGTTTGAGCAGTCTGGCCCGTTGTCGGTTCGTGGGAATTATTTTCATGGTTTGGTTTCTAGTGCGTCGGGTGCTCGCGAGTTGAAGATTTTTGGGGCTGGCTCGTTTTTTGTTGGTGAGTTTTCTCGGATGGTGGCTTTGGATTTGCGTTCGTCTTGGGGCGATCGTTCTCGGAGTTTTTTCCGTTCGTTGTTTTTTGGGGCTTTGTTGGCTTTTGTGGCGGTTTTGATTTTGTGGTTTGTGGGTCGTGATGTGTTGTCTGGGGTTTTGTCTTTGGGTGGCGCGTTGGCGGTTTTGCAGGCGATGAATGGTTTTGCTGGTTTTGGGATGATGGGTGATGCGGCTGAGCATCGGGCTCGTCAGCAGGTGCAGTTGGAGCAGTTGGAGCGTTTGCAGCGCGAGCTGGGTTTGCCGGTGACTTTTAGTTTGGTGGATTTGGATGTTTGGCGGGCCGAGGAAGAGTTGCCGGTGTTGGTGGCTGATTTGGGCGGCGAGGCCGAGGGCGCTTCTGGTTCTGGGCCGCTTCCGGGGGCGTTGGAGTCTGGGTTGTCGGATGAGGTTTCGGAGGGTGCTGAGGTGGTGGTGCGTGGTTTGCGTTTTGCTTATCCGGGTTCGTCTCGTCAGGTGTTTGAGTCGTTTGATTTGCGGATTCCTGCAGGACAGCATGTGGCTATTGTGGGGATTAATGGTTGTGGTAAGTCCACGTTGATGAAGTTGTTGGGTGGCTTGTATTTGCCTGATGCGGGTGAGGTGTCGATTGCTGGTTTGCCGGCGGTTTTGGCGGCTCAGCGTGGTTTGGTGACGACGATGTTCCAGGATTTTATGCGCTATGAGTTGTCGTTGGTGGACAATATTTTGTTGCCGCCTGAGGGTGAGGCGCTTGGGGTTTCGCCGGTCGTTGTTGATGTTGAGCGTAATGATTTGGCTTTAGCTTTGTTGTCGCAGGCTGGTGGTGATGAGGTTGCTGCTCGGGTGGGTGATCCGTCTCGGGTTTTGGATAACGGTTATGAGGGTGGTACGAATCTTTCGGGTGGTCAGTGGCAGCGAGTGGCCTTGGCTCGTACTTTGGCGGGTTTGGAGCAGGGTGCTAGGGTGTTGATTTTGGATGAGCCGACGGCTGCTTTGGATGTGCGGGTGGAGAAGGAGATTTTTGATCGTTTTGCGGCTTTGCGCCGGGGTCGTACTTCTATTTTGGTGTCTCATCGTTTGTCTACTGTTCGTCAGGCGGATCGGATTGTGGTGATTGATGGTGGCACAGTGATTGAGGATGGTTCACATGAGGAGTTGTTGGCTTTGGGTGGGCAGTATGCGCAAATGTTTTTGACGCAGGCTTCGCATTATCAGCAGGTTTCAACGGATTCGGGTGAGGTTTTGCCACTTTCGGATGGGGGCGAGTGTGTTGAGTGA
- a CDS encoding AIPR family protein, with product MDAKQEFIKLKNEVYTLAETNGELIPYSFFSLFADELTSNYQLPDIEQVRFSLDRPSMLVTGYCGLPENSPDFLDGKGPITLIASEWVEELETLTKTNLDTLIRKVLRFVDYAINKPRFWNDLEETNPAFNLAYVIRDSIRKNRISEFRIVIFTPKTLSKSIKSLRAENINDIPLVIDVWDLKRWENWRNSQTEHEPIEVDLDKDFSPFAALRMPQLKGEQEVFLTAIPGKTLAQLYERWKTRLLEQNVRLFLQNRTSVNRGIRETLKSEPEKFLIYNNGITATAEEVEFNSELPGSNTGTIHKMTNFQIVNGGQTTASIFSAYDNGYDISNVSVQMKLTRVSSEQTTELVPLISRYANSQNKVSNADFFSNHKFHIWMENLSRRLLAPRTGDTLVQTKWFYERTRGQYESEKSFERTRVQKQNFESTYPKPQRFNKTDLAKYYVSWTDEGYKVNLGAEKNFLHFAQVITEKWDSSQDDFNEYFYKEIIAKKIIFDRTRSLIMKQDWYEKGGYLAQHIPLTIGLIRLAAAKRGLSVDFMRVWDKQEVGPALEAAIITCSEMAHTILMNPDKGYRNISEWAKREKCWEKLSENIPEMPKDFENCLIDPRTVKEKKSEAKKQGHVDNEYYLQKQVIDAGTEFWRQVQKTCNENALASQKELDILNHLIRKSYVSPEQAKVLKFLLNKLNKYGLNYTLPDNHD from the coding sequence ATGGATGCAAAACAGGAATTCATTAAATTAAAAAATGAAGTTTACACTTTGGCAGAAACAAACGGTGAGCTTATTCCTTATAGCTTCTTTTCCCTTTTTGCAGATGAGTTGACGAGTAACTATCAGCTCCCTGATATTGAACAGGTACGGTTCTCTCTAGACAGACCCAGCATGCTGGTTACTGGATACTGTGGGCTCCCTGAAAACTCCCCTGATTTCCTTGATGGCAAGGGACCAATAACTCTTATTGCATCTGAATGGGTCGAAGAATTAGAAACTCTAACGAAAACGAACCTTGATACTCTGATAAGGAAAGTTCTTAGATTCGTCGATTACGCTATCAATAAACCGCGTTTTTGGAATGATTTAGAAGAAACTAATCCTGCTTTCAACCTCGCTTATGTAATACGTGACTCTATTCGAAAGAATCGTATCTCTGAGTTCAGAATTGTTATATTCACACCTAAAACGCTAAGTAAAAGTATCAAGTCATTACGCGCAGAAAATATTAACGATATCCCTCTGGTTATTGATGTCTGGGATCTAAAACGTTGGGAGAATTGGCGAAATTCACAAACTGAACATGAACCAATTGAAGTCGATCTTGATAAAGACTTTTCACCGTTCGCAGCTTTAAGAATGCCGCAGTTAAAAGGAGAGCAGGAAGTATTCTTAACCGCTATACCTGGAAAAACTCTCGCTCAGTTGTATGAGCGTTGGAAGACCCGCCTATTAGAACAAAATGTTCGCCTCTTTCTTCAAAATAGAACAAGTGTGAACAGAGGAATTCGTGAAACTCTTAAATCTGAACCTGAAAAATTCTTAATCTACAATAACGGAATCACTGCAACAGCTGAAGAAGTTGAGTTTAATTCAGAACTACCAGGTAGCAATACAGGCACTATTCATAAAATGACAAACTTCCAAATTGTTAATGGAGGTCAGACAACAGCATCAATTTTTAGCGCTTATGATAACGGGTACGATATTTCAAATGTTTCAGTACAGATGAAACTTACTAGGGTATCTTCTGAGCAGACTACTGAGTTAGTCCCTCTTATTTCTCGCTATGCAAATAGTCAAAACAAGGTTTCAAACGCCGACTTCTTCTCCAATCATAAATTCCATATCTGGATGGAGAATCTATCTCGTCGTTTACTTGCTCCCAGAACTGGAGACACTTTAGTCCAAACTAAATGGTTCTATGAAAGAACAAGAGGACAATACGAATCCGAAAAATCGTTTGAAAGAACACGAGTTCAAAAGCAAAATTTCGAATCCACCTACCCTAAACCGCAAAGATTCAATAAGACAGACCTAGCAAAATACTACGTCTCATGGACCGATGAAGGTTATAAAGTCAATCTGGGAGCTGAGAAAAACTTCCTTCATTTTGCACAAGTGATCACCGAAAAATGGGACAGTAGCCAAGACGATTTTAATGAGTACTTCTACAAAGAAATCATCGCCAAAAAAATTATTTTTGATAGAACTCGATCGTTGATAATGAAGCAAGATTGGTACGAGAAAGGTGGCTACCTTGCGCAACATATCCCTCTTACTATTGGTCTAATCAGGCTAGCAGCAGCAAAAAGAGGGCTGTCAGTTGACTTCATGAGAGTTTGGGACAAACAAGAAGTTGGTCCTGCTCTAGAAGCGGCTATCATTACATGCAGCGAAATGGCTCATACTATCCTCATGAACCCTGACAAAGGTTATCGAAATATCTCCGAATGGGCTAAACGAGAAAAATGCTGGGAAAAGCTAAGTGAAAACATTCCAGAAATGCCCAAAGATTTCGAAAACTGTTTGATTGACCCACGAACAGTCAAAGAAAAGAAATCAGAGGCAAAAAAACAAGGCCATGTCGACAATGAATACTATCTTCAAAAACAAGTTATCGACGCGGGCACAGAGTTTTGGCGCCAAGTCCAAAAAACTTGCAATGAAAATGCGCTAGCCTCACAAAAAGAACTTGATATCTTGAATCATCTAATTCGAAAGTCCTACGTTTCTCCAGAACAGGCGAAAGTCTTAAAGTTCCTTCTAAATAAACTGAATAAATACGGACTTAACTATACCCTTCCAGATAATCATGATTAA
- a CDS encoding M81 family metallopeptidase, whose translation MLRIAVGGIHIESSTFTPYMSGEGDFTVTRGEALLARYPWVAGSERFPRFEGVEWVPLVHAGALPGGVVTREFYESWREEFLAGLRREVAAGLDGVLLDIHGAMSSEGLLDVEGDLASQVREIVGPRVRVSTSMDLHGNVSEALFEACDLLTCYRTAPHVDAVETRFRAAELLVRLLAEPGVEVFRARVAVPVLLPGEKTSTVVEPGRSLYGLIAGLVDGRGVWDAAIWMGFPWADQPRCHGVVVVSGPDRGAVEAAAARLGDEFWARAGEFEFVGPTAGVDEACELALSAGVSPFFVSDTGDNPGAGGVGDETVLWSRLWERWRELGSVKRVLVASVYDPQVVDLLWERDLPEVLVGAKLPSQFSVPVAFPGRVVRRFVDVRAGRCVVLADGLFEVIVTENRMQYARELDFAAAGFPGFAGLDVVVVKIGYLEPDLAAASAGWVMALSPGAVDQDLPRLPYSRLSRPLVPFDGFGSDPVLGVEVLSSVR comes from the coding sequence ATGTTGCGGATTGCTGTAGGCGGGATTCATATTGAGTCTTCGACTTTTACTCCATACATGTCCGGCGAGGGTGATTTTACAGTGACTCGTGGCGAGGCGTTGTTGGCTCGTTACCCGTGGGTGGCTGGTTCGGAGCGTTTTCCTCGGTTTGAGGGGGTTGAGTGGGTTCCTTTGGTGCATGCTGGGGCATTGCCTGGTGGGGTGGTGACTCGGGAGTTTTATGAGTCTTGGCGTGAGGAGTTTTTGGCTGGTTTGCGCCGTGAGGTGGCTGCTGGTTTGGATGGGGTGTTGTTGGATATTCATGGGGCGATGAGCTCTGAGGGTTTGTTGGATGTTGAGGGGGATTTGGCTTCGCAGGTGCGTGAGATTGTGGGGCCTAGGGTTCGGGTTTCAACTTCGATGGATTTGCATGGGAATGTGTCCGAGGCGTTGTTTGAGGCTTGTGATTTGTTGACGTGTTATCGGACGGCTCCGCATGTGGATGCGGTGGAGACTCGTTTTCGGGCGGCGGAGTTGTTGGTGCGTTTGTTGGCTGAGCCGGGGGTTGAGGTGTTTCGGGCTCGGGTGGCGGTGCCGGTGTTGTTGCCGGGTGAGAAGACGTCGACGGTGGTTGAGCCGGGGCGTAGTTTGTATGGTTTGATTGCTGGTTTGGTTGATGGCCGTGGGGTGTGGGATGCGGCTATTTGGATGGGTTTCCCGTGGGCGGATCAGCCTCGTTGTCATGGGGTGGTGGTGGTTTCTGGTCCTGATCGTGGGGCGGTTGAGGCGGCTGCTGCTCGTTTGGGGGACGAGTTTTGGGCTCGGGCTGGTGAGTTTGAGTTTGTGGGTCCGACTGCGGGGGTGGATGAGGCTTGTGAGTTGGCTTTGTCTGCTGGGGTTTCGCCGTTTTTTGTGTCGGATACGGGTGATAATCCTGGTGCTGGTGGGGTTGGTGATGAGACGGTTTTGTGGTCTCGTTTGTGGGAGCGATGGCGTGAGCTGGGCAGCGTGAAGCGAGTTTTGGTGGCTTCTGTTTATGATCCGCAGGTGGTGGATTTGTTGTGGGAGCGTGATTTGCCGGAGGTTTTGGTGGGGGCGAAGTTGCCTTCGCAGTTTAGTGTGCCGGTGGCTTTTCCGGGTCGGGTGGTTCGTCGTTTTGTGGATGTGCGGGCTGGTCGTTGTGTGGTGTTGGCTGATGGTTTGTTTGAGGTGATTGTGACGGAGAATCGGATGCAGTATGCGCGGGAGTTGGATTTTGCGGCTGCTGGTTTTCCGGGTTTTGCTGGTTTGGATGTGGTGGTGGTGAAGATTGGGTATTTGGAGCCTGATTTGGCTGCTGCGTCGGCTGGTTGGGTGATGGCTTTGTCGCCGGGGGCGGTGGATCAGGATTTGCCGCGTTTGCCGTATTCGCGTTTGTCTCGGCCGTTGGTGCCGTTTGATGGGTTTGGGTCGGATCCGGTGTTGGGTGTGGAGGTGTTGTCTTCGGTTCGTTGA
- a CDS encoding DNA cytosine methyltransferase: MKRTRNERRKSIPIIDLFSGPGGLGEGFMALRDKRGNRQFQIAMSVEKDPSAHKTLTLRSFYRRILDLNGGVAPKSYIDYVTSPSRINFDKLTNEFPKQYEEAVNEALLDELVENDDRLVEVALERLEDYPNSPRVLIGGPPCQAYSLVGRARRTHEDRESFEGDVRQTLYRCYLRFIEKIQPDIFVMENVKGMLSATRKSKTIFSLIKQDMEELGYELHSLVTDIPLLPSDFVVRAEEFGIPQARHRVILVGTKKSDERKITILESKPCVSVHDAIADLPKLGGGFSFRVKEKINSKNAFLREAVQKILRSISDDLMEQELMALDFSGKDLPQKSSVKNNVVAVYPKWYIGGFKETNTVLNHDARAHMVTDYERYLFASTYAKVFGKSPKLYNFPSYLWPNHKNVSGLKAGKEVIFSDRFKVQVYNRPSSTVTAHISKDGHYYIHPDPEQCRSLTVREAARLQTFPDDYYFEGGRTSAFQQVGNAVPPLLANQIAELVSNFLLID, translated from the coding sequence GTGAAACGAACGCGAAACGAACGCAGAAAATCGATCCCTATTATCGATTTATTCTCTGGTCCAGGTGGCCTAGGAGAAGGTTTTATGGCCCTTAGGGATAAGCGTGGTAATCGCCAGTTTCAAATTGCGATGTCAGTTGAAAAAGATCCGAGTGCTCACAAGACCCTTACTTTGCGGAGTTTTTATCGAAGAATATTAGACCTTAATGGTGGAGTGGCACCTAAAAGCTATATCGATTATGTGACCAGTCCTTCTCGGATTAACTTTGATAAGTTGACTAACGAATTTCCAAAGCAGTATGAAGAAGCTGTCAACGAGGCTTTGTTGGATGAACTTGTAGAAAACGATGATCGCTTGGTTGAAGTTGCCTTAGAGCGTCTAGAGGATTATCCAAATAGTCCACGAGTATTAATTGGTGGACCCCCTTGTCAAGCATATTCGTTGGTTGGGCGTGCGAGGCGTACGCATGAAGATCGTGAGTCCTTTGAAGGTGATGTTAGGCAGACACTTTATCGCTGTTATTTGCGATTTATCGAGAAAATTCAACCAGACATTTTTGTTATGGAAAATGTGAAGGGGATGCTTAGTGCCACTAGAAAATCAAAAACAATTTTCTCTTTGATCAAGCAAGACATGGAAGAGTTGGGGTATGAACTCCATTCATTGGTGACTGATATTCCATTATTGCCAAGCGATTTTGTGGTTCGTGCAGAAGAGTTTGGTATTCCTCAGGCTCGTCATCGAGTAATTTTGGTTGGAACCAAGAAGAGTGACGAACGAAAAATAACAATACTTGAATCCAAGCCCTGTGTATCAGTTCATGATGCTATTGCTGATCTTCCGAAATTAGGCGGTGGATTTTCATTTAGAGTTAAGGAAAAGATAAATTCGAAGAATGCTTTTTTACGCGAAGCTGTTCAAAAAATACTGCGCTCTATCTCAGACGATTTGATGGAGCAAGAGCTAATGGCATTAGACTTCTCTGGGAAAGATTTACCTCAAAAGTCTTCAGTAAAAAATAACGTCGTTGCGGTTTATCCAAAGTGGTATATCGGTGGATTTAAAGAGACAAATACTGTTTTGAATCATGATGCTCGAGCTCATATGGTTACTGACTATGAACGCTATCTGTTTGCATCTACTTATGCAAAGGTCTTTGGTAAATCACCTAAACTATATAACTTTCCTAGCTATCTCTGGCCAAATCATAAGAATGTAAGTGGTTTGAAGGCTGGTAAGGAAGTCATTTTTTCAGATCGTTTTAAGGTACAAGTCTATAATCGGCCTTCATCAACGGTTACTGCGCATATCTCAAAAGACGGGCATTACTATATTCATCCTGATCCTGAACAATGCAGAAGTTTAACCGTCAGGGAGGCAGCAAGACTGCAAACCTTCCCTGATGATTACTATTTTGAAGGAGGACGAACTTCAGCTTTCCAGCAGGTTGGGAATGCAGTACCCCCACTGTTGGCAAACCAGATTGCTGAATTAGTGTCTAATTTTCTTTTAATCGATTAA
- a CDS encoding PD-(D/E)XK motif protein — protein sequence MTNTQDYWKELQNSVEGHVSTIKLDQKINPRLHDIFWIKDIHDREGLKISYADLENEILLPHFSQIEVINSTKTNALFLMLNDRTVKGAFTALCENIASSLQLFTKDKHLCATKLILAKWSKLLSVSKNMLSTEAQRGLIGELTFLSSLLKQEKLQHQAIQSWTGIEGTNQDFSFGNIFVEVKTKHNESYPHVTISSEYQLSTNSSEALYLAVYSLAKDPSSGKTLNQFVDKVRNEIPDPLEQLYFDNKLAEYGFSNDDKYTIKWSIIGRALYEVKENFPRLTPSHISKSISKVSYSINTEDLKDYKALFTDLYTELGK from the coding sequence ATGACTAACACTCAGGACTATTGGAAAGAACTACAGAACTCCGTAGAAGGTCATGTATCTACGATTAAACTTGACCAAAAAATTAATCCAAGGTTGCACGATATTTTCTGGATCAAAGATATTCACGATAGAGAAGGTCTTAAGATATCGTACGCGGATCTTGAAAATGAAATTTTACTCCCACATTTTTCCCAAATCGAAGTTATCAATTCGACTAAAACTAACGCACTGTTTTTGATGCTAAACGATCGGACAGTCAAAGGAGCTTTTACAGCACTTTGTGAAAATATTGCTAGCTCGCTCCAACTATTCACCAAAGACAAACACCTTTGTGCGACCAAATTAATTTTAGCTAAATGGTCAAAGTTACTATCAGTTTCTAAGAACATGTTGTCAACAGAAGCTCAACGGGGACTAATCGGTGAACTTACTTTTTTAAGTTCACTACTAAAACAAGAAAAGTTACAGCACCAAGCCATCCAAAGTTGGACCGGGATTGAAGGTACAAATCAAGATTTTTCATTCGGAAACATCTTCGTTGAAGTAAAAACTAAACATAATGAGTCATACCCCCATGTAACAATCTCATCTGAATATCAGTTATCAACAAATTCATCTGAAGCCTTATATCTAGCTGTTTATTCCCTAGCTAAAGATCCCTCATCAGGAAAAACCTTAAACCAGTTTGTAGATAAAGTACGAAATGAAATCCCCGACCCATTAGAGCAGCTGTATTTCGATAATAAGCTTGCCGAGTATGGATTTTCAAACGACGACAAATACACCATCAAGTGGTCCATAATTGGGAGAGCTCTCTATGAAGTCAAAGAGAACTTCCCTCGACTTACACCTAGCCATATCTCTAAATCTATTTCCAAAGTTAGTTACTCTATTAACACTGAAGATCTCAAAGATTACAAAGCCCTTTTTACTGATTTATACACAGAACTAGGAAAATAA